The genomic segment GGCGGCTTGTTACAACCGATGTTGCCTGTGCCGCCGGATCGTTGGCAATCGGTAGTGCGTATGAACTCATTGCAGCAGGAAAACAAACGGTAATGCTTGCTGCTGGTTCCGATGAACTTTCTCCCTTTAACACCGCTATTTTTGATACGCTTTTTGCAACAAGCTTGAAAAACGATACGCCGAAGGCGACGCCTGCACCTTTTGATAAAAATCGTGATGGGTTGGTAATCGGCGAAGGCGCAGGTTGTCTTGTACTGGAAGAGTATGAGCATGCAAAAGCACGCGGCGCCGAGATTTTAGCGGAGCTTGTAGGTTTTGCACAAAACTGCGACGGGCGACATATCACGCAGCCGAACCGCATCATGATGGAAGCAGTAATGAGGAATGCCATTGAAGATGCAGGGATCCATCCGGAACAAATCGGCTATATTGATGCTCACGGAACGGCAACGGATGTCGGTGATGTTGAAGAAACGAATGCTGTCTATTCGCTTTTTAAAAGACCCGTTCCGATCAGCAGCCAAAAATCATACACGGGGCATACACTTGGTGCATGCGGTGTGCTTGAATCATTCTTTGCGATTAATATGATGAAAGAAAAGTGGTTTGCACCGAATCTCAATCTTACGGAAGTTGATGAGCGACTGCCCGATCTGCATTATATCACAGGGAACGGTCTGCATTTGGATACGGAATATGTAATGAGTAATAATTTTGCTTTCGGCGGCGTTAATACGTCACTTATTTTTAAACGCTATGTCTCATAATAAACTATCAGTAAAAGATTTTTATGACAACCTTGCTGCGGATTATGATGCAGAACAGGATGCGCCGAATTTCCGTTTTGTTAGAGAACCTGAAAAAAAACTGATACAGGATTTCTTTGACAAAGAAGATTTTTCCGGAGCATCTATTCTCGAAATCGGTGCGGGAACGGGTAGATTTTCTCTTTTATTTGCCGCAGCTTGCCGTTCGTATACGGTTGTCGATCTTTCTCCTGCGATGCTGCAGCAGCTAATTCAAAAAGCGGAACGAGAACACATCACCAATATTACGACTATTGAAGGTGATTTTTTGCAAGCGCCTGTTTCCGGTAGCTTTGATTATATTGTCAGCTTTACCGCGATTGAATATATTTTGGACAAAAAAGCATTGTTTCGTAAAATGGCGCAGTTATTAAAACCGGGCGGCAAGCTCTTCATTACAACAACGCATAAAACATTCATCAGATTTTGGGGATGTTTTGGAAATTATTTCCGTCAGCATATCTTTATGAACATGTATTCAAAAAGAGAAGTAAAAAAACTTTTACGAAATAACGGACTTACGCCTTTGCTGATTGAAGATCATGTTTTAAAGCGTTTCCCCTTTAAAGGAATATTACTGGTCATCCATGCTCAAAAAAATTAAACGTATTCTGCACGAAAAAAAAGAGCCGTTACTCGCCTTTGCGCAGGAATTTAAGGATGTAGAGCACAATTATAAAGATTTAAGTCCGAGATTTCTTTTCGGCTTATTCTTGATTTTTATCAGTTTTGTGATAGGGTGGGGCGGTCCGATTGTTGCGCTGTGGTATGGTATTACGCACAGCACAATTGCAGTTCCCGCTCTTGTCGGAACACTCGCTTATGGGTTGGGGTGGGTGCTAACGCCAATCGGGCTTGCCATTACTGCAAAAGATAATATTTATTATCTGCGTTATTTTACCTCAAAATTTATCCTGCGTTTATACAATCCGCTCGACTTCCCTTCCGTGATGGAAATACTGACACCGGTGTTTATTGCCGTGCTTATTGTTTTGTGGATTATTTTTAAGTGGTCGGCGCCGTTTCAGCTCAGCCTTGTTATCCTTGTGTGTATTCACCAAATACTGCTCGTTATTTCGTTACTCGTTCCAAATATCCAATTGTTAAGCAGAACTGCGCGCGGAAAAGATCTGGAG from the Treponema medium genome contains:
- a CDS encoding beta-ketoacyl-ACP synthase; the protein is MKKRVVITGTGIISPIGEDWTTVYAALKAKQNAVRVMDEWVTNSKIRSKLAAPAIFTDPGFPRKTMRGMGRVALLAVTAAHRAVSQAGLLDNPILSGGQSGVACGVSSGSYKAIKELISIMQPDGPNLLDATTYVRYMPQSAAVNISLFFSLKGRLVTTDVACAAGSLAIGSAYELIAAGKQTVMLAAGSDELSPFNTAIFDTLFATSLKNDTPKATPAPFDKNRDGLVIGEGAGCLVLEEYEHAKARGAEILAELVGFAQNCDGRHITQPNRIMMEAVMRNAIEDAGIHPEQIGYIDAHGTATDVGDVEETNAVYSLFKRPVPISSQKSYTGHTLGACGVLESFFAINMMKEKWFAPNLNLTEVDERLPDLHYITGNGLHLDTEYVMSNNFAFGGVNTSLIFKRYVS
- a CDS encoding class I SAM-dependent methyltransferase; this translates as MSHNKLSVKDFYDNLAADYDAEQDAPNFRFVREPEKKLIQDFFDKEDFSGASILEIGAGTGRFSLLFAAACRSYTVVDLSPAMLQQLIQKAEREHITNITTIEGDFLQAPVSGSFDYIVSFTAIEYILDKKALFRKMAQLLKPGGKLFITTTHKTFIRFWGCFGNYFRQHIFMNMYSKREVKKLLRNNGLTPLLIEDHVLKRFPFKGILLVIHAQKN